From Spartinivicinus ruber, the proteins below share one genomic window:
- a CDS encoding GIY-YIG nuclease family protein, translated as MIIFTITNKVTGQVFVGSTRNSLESQWAKIVSAAEQGLDYPLYNQICRYGDDQFDVEEWDYAETRDELLALEQEAVDSLQAESLRGYKTAVNQRRVTTTAKKRTTTSKPKPSTNDAVEATDKTEATTKQSDAKEQVDQPEIKQEPTPQPVIPQEKPVSILAQLTANAKAYKRSKADQAKPVANTAKQTAAIDEIDSEQLDSLLAKVSAYSTQAKPAPEQQPAEVINNSDLSTKVDTQPTETPELVCNENQQRILAAVNKQRKLRSERTPTIIEQERKQLADLLAKLESRAIKLKQPATAS; from the coding sequence TTGATTATTTTCACCATTACCAACAAAGTTACAGGTCAAGTGTTTGTCGGTTCTACCCGGAACAGCCTTGAGTCTCAGTGGGCTAAAATTGTCTCTGCAGCAGAGCAAGGTTTAGATTACCCCTTATATAATCAAATCTGTCGTTACGGCGATGATCAGTTTGATGTAGAAGAATGGGATTACGCAGAAACTCGTGACGAATTATTAGCCCTTGAGCAGGAAGCAGTTGATTCATTACAGGCAGAGAGCTTAAGAGGCTATAAAACAGCTGTTAACCAAAGGCGAGTTACAACTACAGCTAAAAAAAGAACCACTACAAGCAAGCCGAAACCCTCAACAAATGATGCAGTAGAAGCTACAGATAAAACAGAGGCTACAACTAAACAATCTGATGCGAAAGAGCAAGTAGACCAGCCGGAGATTAAACAGGAGCCAACACCACAACCTGTTATTCCTCAAGAAAAACCTGTCTCTATCCTGGCGCAGTTAACCGCTAATGCAAAAGCCTATAAGCGGAGCAAAGCAGATCAAGCAAAACCTGTTGCTAATACAGCTAAACAGACAGCAGCTATTGATGAAATTGACTCAGAGCAGCTAGATTCATTGCTTGCCAAAGTTAGTGCATATAGTACTCAAGCTAAACCTGCTCCTGAACAGCAACCAGCAGAAGTAATTAATAATAGTGATCTAAGCACTAAGGTTGACACTCAGCCAACTGAAACACCAGAGCTGGTTTGCAATGAGAACCAACAGCGAATATTGGCTGCCGTCAATAAACAGCGCAAACTGCGTAGTGAAAGGACTCCAACAATCATTGAGCAAGAACGTAAACAACTGGCAGACTTATTAGCAAAACTAGAGTCTCGTGCTATTAAGCTGAAACAACCCGCTACTGCATCCTAA
- a CDS encoding Na+/H+ antiporter family protein, translating into MNAVVVAVATMLLLSIVRLNVVMSLIIGALAGGLVGGLGFSGTLKAFNDGLGGGAEVALSYALLGAFAVAVAKSGLPHWIADKSLARLNHQGNTGASHMKWLIILVLTLVAMSSQNLIPVHIAFIPMLIPPLLIVFAKLQLDRRLVACVLTFGLITPYIFLPVGFGGIFLNNILLANIKNYGMDTSQVSVIQAMVLPALGMLFGLLVAVLFSYRKPRQYSMGAIKQVEKTDASYSPFSLLVALFAIAATFVVQLVTDSMALGALIGFLIFSASGIFKWSEADGLFVEGLKMMAMIGFIMITAKGFAAVLQQTGDIKLLVDTSAAWFGSNKVLAALVMLLVGLLITMGIGSSFSTIPIIAAIYVPLALELGFSSMATVALVGTAAALGDAGSPTSDSTLGPTAGLNVDGQHNHIWDTVIPTFIHYNIPLLVFGWLAALVL; encoded by the coding sequence ATGAATGCTGTGGTTGTTGCCGTAGCCACCATGTTATTGCTGAGTATTGTTCGACTTAATGTCGTCATGTCTCTCATTATTGGAGCTTTAGCAGGCGGCTTAGTTGGTGGGCTAGGTTTTTCAGGCACATTAAAAGCCTTTAATGATGGGCTGGGGGGAGGTGCTGAGGTAGCATTAAGTTATGCTTTACTTGGTGCTTTTGCTGTGGCTGTTGCTAAATCCGGCTTGCCCCATTGGATTGCTGATAAGTCACTAGCCCGATTAAATCATCAGGGAAATACTGGTGCTAGCCATATGAAATGGCTGATTATCCTGGTGTTAACCTTGGTGGCAATGAGTTCACAGAACCTTATCCCTGTGCATATTGCGTTTATCCCGATGCTTATTCCGCCTTTGCTTATTGTTTTTGCCAAACTACAGCTTGATCGCCGTTTAGTAGCCTGTGTATTAACGTTTGGCTTGATTACGCCTTATATATTTTTACCGGTAGGGTTTGGTGGAATATTTCTGAATAATATTTTGCTAGCTAACATCAAAAACTATGGAATGGATACCTCTCAGGTCAGTGTTATTCAGGCTATGGTGCTACCTGCTTTAGGTATGTTATTTGGTTTGTTGGTAGCAGTTTTATTTAGTTATCGTAAACCTCGTCAATACAGTATGGGGGCTATCAAACAAGTAGAAAAAACGGATGCTAGTTATTCACCCTTTTCTTTGCTAGTAGCATTGTTCGCCATTGCAGCGACATTTGTTGTACAGCTGGTGACCGATTCAATGGCGCTTGGAGCGTTAATAGGTTTTTTAATCTTTTCTGCTAGTGGTATTTTCAAGTGGTCTGAAGCGGATGGATTGTTTGTTGAAGGGCTGAAGATGATGGCTATGATAGGCTTTATCATGATCACGGCTAAAGGCTTTGCGGCAGTGCTTCAGCAAACAGGAGATATTAAATTACTTGTTGATACATCAGCAGCTTGGTTTGGCAGTAATAAAGTCCTGGCTGCTTTAGTAATGCTATTGGTGGGCTTATTAATTACCATGGGCATAGGCTCTTCCTTTTCAACTATTCCTATTATTGCAGCAATTTATGTCCCATTAGCGTTAGAGTTAGGGTTTAGTTCAATGGCAACTGTTGCGCTGGTGGGTACTGCTGCTGCACTGGGGGATGCGGGTTCGCCCACGTCTGATTCCACTTTGGGACCGACCGCTGGATTAAATGTTGATGGTCAGCATAATCATATTTGGGATACAGTGATACCAACATTTATTCACTATAACATTCCATTGCTAGTGTTTGGCTGGCTAGCAGCACTGGTACTTTAA
- a CDS encoding DUF6538 domain-containing protein — MSNTVLRGTTYHFRKVIPMDVYDTFRKREIVFSLQTN, encoded by the coding sequence ATGAGTAATACAGTTTTGAGAGGTACTACTTACCACTTTAGAAAAGTAATACCAATGGATGTCTACGATACCTTCCGTAAGAGGGAAATAGTCTTTTCACTTCAAACTAATTAA
- a CDS encoding response regulator yields MDRIQSLFKEYSDENAVAFTMAGVKHQANTLHNTLLLYQATGQARYKREVVDLMASLQAGIVRIAANLSGARKVNAQKVSEQLLKYEQLFGQMSLVQLEYSESITRVSYQFNRFFLAATSSLQQINHSPNLDNLIRQQQMLIMLHSQVIGQRDLVAAQQTFSGQISEQLAHWQASSSVPAWQQIANDYMAEYDKLVSLQNSYRLLKKKLQQMTNDLMVLAAEANQQTFEAMNYWQTQISRSVNWINTTVKWSVWLGILAGVMLALWMVNSIAKPLEAIKKALVRLAEGQQEEKIPYLSRNDEIGDMAKAADVFKQANQKTQMLLNKTSILVTEQQNANFKLQQEIKERQRVEKALVKARQAAERASQYKSLFLANMSHEVRTPLGGVVGMLSLLQESELAEEQRGYVDNAMKSSEALLSILSDILDYSKIEAGKLTLQLAPFHLRHLVEDIVFLTAFRAAQKNINLQYVIAKHLPLHLIGDVGRIRQILTNFVTNAIKFTDQGYVLITVSGHCEFDEVIIEFAVEDTGCGIPQEQLKIIFAEYQQADQVGRGGTGLGLAITKKLVEIMWGQVKVTSEVNKGSCFIATLPLTICHEPLPTIKLSPPMAKGLMIDPDPINGKAVSMLVEALGAELLYVQQPTEVEDVLQQYGQTVNFILLNALWVEQNKKLISYLQSLPLLASAPVIVLGTLGSLQTVDKYQVYHCAGYLAYPIKLEELCRALRQQSSPGVLKQVDCQNTEEAEVPKTLKSTAYKFLLRVLLVEDNPVNQKVAAKMLEKLGCSVVAANNGQEGIQQWQQQSFDLVVMDCNMPVMDGYEATRRIRDLEQDQLDSRHTTIVALTANAMNGERENCLSAGMDDYLTKPVKLIDLKRIVDQIVKTVDFTE; encoded by the coding sequence GTGGATAGAATCCAGTCTCTTTTTAAAGAGTATAGCGATGAGAATGCAGTTGCATTCACCATGGCTGGAGTTAAACACCAAGCCAATACGCTTCATAACACTCTCTTACTTTATCAGGCAACAGGTCAAGCACGTTATAAACGTGAGGTAGTTGATCTAATGGCCTCGTTGCAGGCAGGTATTGTCCGGATAGCTGCAAACTTATCTGGTGCAAGAAAAGTCAATGCGCAAAAAGTCAGTGAACAGCTACTGAAGTATGAGCAGTTATTCGGCCAAATGTCTTTGGTTCAGCTGGAGTACAGTGAGTCAATTACTCGAGTAAGCTATCAGTTTAATCGTTTTTTTCTAGCAGCAACCAGCAGCCTGCAACAGATAAATCATAGCCCTAATCTGGATAATCTGATTCGTCAACAGCAAATGTTAATTATGTTGCATTCCCAAGTGATAGGGCAGCGTGATTTAGTTGCTGCTCAGCAAACTTTTTCTGGTCAAATATCTGAACAATTAGCTCACTGGCAAGCTAGTTCCAGTGTACCTGCCTGGCAGCAGATTGCTAATGATTATATGGCGGAATACGACAAGCTAGTGAGTTTACAAAACAGTTATCGTTTATTGAAAAAAAAACTACAACAAATGACGAATGATTTAATGGTGCTTGCAGCAGAAGCAAACCAACAAACATTTGAGGCAATGAATTATTGGCAAACTCAGATTAGTCGGTCGGTTAACTGGATTAATACAACTGTTAAGTGGTCTGTATGGTTGGGGATATTAGCGGGAGTGATGTTGGCATTATGGATGGTAAATTCTATCGCGAAGCCACTGGAAGCGATTAAAAAAGCATTAGTGCGTTTAGCTGAAGGCCAGCAAGAAGAAAAAATTCCTTATTTAAGTAGAAATGATGAAATTGGTGATATGGCCAAAGCTGCAGATGTATTTAAGCAGGCTAACCAAAAAACCCAAATGTTGCTGAATAAAACCAGTATATTAGTAACAGAGCAACAAAACGCTAACTTTAAACTTCAACAAGAAATAAAAGAGCGTCAGCGGGTTGAGAAAGCTTTGGTCAAAGCCAGGCAAGCAGCAGAGCGGGCCAGTCAGTACAAAAGCTTGTTTTTAGCGAATATGAGCCATGAAGTGAGAACACCTCTTGGTGGTGTGGTTGGTATGCTGTCTTTACTGCAAGAGTCAGAGTTGGCAGAAGAGCAGCGGGGTTATGTTGACAACGCGATGAAGTCTTCTGAGGCACTACTCTCGATTCTTAGTGATATTCTTGATTATTCAAAAATTGAAGCTGGTAAGCTGACGCTACAACTTGCTCCGTTTCATCTTCGTCACTTGGTTGAGGATATTGTATTTTTAACTGCTTTCAGAGCTGCGCAAAAAAATATCAATTTGCAATATGTTATTGCCAAACATCTTCCCTTGCATTTGATTGGTGATGTAGGGCGAATCCGGCAAATATTGACCAATTTTGTAACCAATGCAATTAAGTTTACTGATCAGGGATATGTGTTAATTACAGTATCAGGCCATTGTGAGTTTGATGAAGTCATTATTGAGTTTGCAGTGGAAGACACAGGTTGTGGTATACCACAAGAGCAGTTGAAGATTATTTTTGCTGAATATCAACAGGCTGATCAAGTAGGGAGAGGAGGGACTGGCCTTGGCCTGGCAATTACTAAAAAGCTTGTTGAAATTATGTGGGGGCAGGTAAAAGTGACTAGCGAGGTTAATAAGGGATCTTGCTTTATAGCTACACTGCCTTTAACAATCTGTCATGAGCCTTTGCCGACCATTAAGCTATCTCCCCCAATGGCTAAAGGTTTGATGATTGATCCTGACCCTATCAATGGCAAAGCGGTATCAATGCTAGTTGAAGCGCTGGGTGCAGAACTGTTATATGTACAACAGCCAACAGAAGTTGAAGATGTATTACAGCAATATGGCCAAACAGTAAATTTTATTTTACTGAATGCTTTGTGGGTTGAGCAAAATAAAAAACTGATCAGTTATCTGCAATCATTACCCCTTTTGGCTAGCGCCCCAGTTATTGTATTAGGGACATTAGGCAGTCTACAAACAGTCGATAAATACCAGGTTTATCATTGTGCTGGCTATTTGGCTTATCCAATAAAACTGGAAGAGTTGTGTCGTGCTTTAAGGCAGCAGTCAAGCCCTGGAGTGCTGAAACAAGTTGATTGTCAGAATACTGAAGAAGCTGAGGTACCAAAAACACTGAAATCAACTGCGTATAAGTTTTTGCTTCGAGTCTTATTGGTAGAAGACAACCCTGTTAATCAAAAAGTGGCAGCAAAAATGCTTGAGAAGCTAGGATGCTCAGTGGTAGCCGCTAACAATGGTCAGGAAGGTATTCAGCAATGGCAGCAACAGTCATTTGACTTGGTCGTAATGGATTGCAACATGCCTGTTATGGATGGTTACGAAGCCACTCGCCGAATTCGCGACTTAGAGCAAGATCAACTTGACTCAAGACATACTACCATTGTGGCATTAACAGCCAATGCTATGAATGGTGAACGAGAAAACTGCTTATCGGCGGGTATGGATGATTACCTAACTAAACCAGTGAAATTGATCGATTTAAAACGTATTGTTGATCAGATAGTAAAAACGGTTGATTTTACTGAGTAG
- the gorA gene encoding glutathione-disulfide reductase, whose protein sequence is MTSSKYDYDLFVIGAGSGGVRASRMAASFGAKVAIAEDRYMGGTCVNVGCVPKKLYVYGSHFGEDIIDGAGYGWQASDVSFDWTTLRDNKKQEITRLNSVYRNLLKNAGVKLIEGRASLVDDHTVKVGKKKYTAERILIATGGWPYIPEFPGSENAITSNEIFDLENLPKRIIVVGGGYIAVEFAGIFAGFGVETHLIYRRDLFLRGFDQDVREFVRDEVAKKHINLHFKTEIDKIEKLATGALVAHTNQGEQIAADVILYATGRKPNLKGLGLDNVKVKLNGDGTIKVDDYFSTSESSIYAVGDVTGGPELTPVALAEGMALAKTLYLNQPTKVDYENIPTAVFSQPNIATVGLTEEQASERGYELEIYKTSFRHLKHTLSGRNERTMMKLIVDKDSQRVLGCHMVGADAGEIIQGLAVAIKAGATKDVFDSTIGIHPTAAEEFVTMREPISH, encoded by the coding sequence ATGACTAGCTCAAAATATGATTATGATTTGTTTGTTATCGGTGCCGGTTCTGGTGGGGTGAGGGCTAGCCGTATGGCGGCGAGCTTTGGGGCCAAGGTTGCGATTGCAGAAGACCGTTATATGGGAGGCACTTGTGTCAATGTAGGATGTGTGCCTAAAAAACTGTATGTTTACGGTTCTCACTTTGGAGAAGACATTATTGATGGGGCCGGTTATGGTTGGCAAGCCAGTGATGTTTCCTTTGACTGGACTACTTTACGGGATAACAAAAAACAGGAAATTACCCGTCTTAATAGTGTGTATCGTAATTTGCTTAAGAATGCAGGGGTAAAGCTGATTGAGGGTCGTGCCTCTTTAGTTGATGATCATACGGTTAAAGTGGGCAAGAAAAAATACACTGCTGAGCGTATTTTAATTGCAACAGGAGGGTGGCCGTACATCCCTGAGTTTCCTGGTAGCGAAAATGCGATTACTTCTAACGAAATATTCGATTTAGAAAACCTTCCCAAGCGGATAATAGTTGTTGGTGGTGGCTATATAGCGGTGGAATTTGCTGGTATTTTTGCAGGTTTTGGTGTTGAAACACACCTGATTTACCGTCGGGATTTGTTTTTGCGGGGGTTTGACCAAGATGTTCGCGAGTTTGTGCGCGATGAGGTGGCTAAAAAGCATATTAATCTGCACTTTAAGACAGAAATAGACAAAATTGAAAAGCTCGCTACAGGAGCTTTGGTAGCTCATACTAATCAGGGGGAACAAATAGCTGCTGATGTTATTTTATACGCCACTGGCCGTAAACCTAACCTGAAAGGACTAGGGCTTGACAATGTTAAAGTTAAATTAAACGGCGATGGCACCATTAAAGTAGATGATTATTTTAGTACCAGTGAATCTTCTATTTATGCTGTGGGTGATGTGACCGGTGGGCCTGAATTAACCCCCGTTGCGTTGGCTGAAGGCATGGCACTAGCGAAAACCCTCTACTTAAATCAACCGACTAAAGTTGACTATGAGAACATTCCTACTGCTGTATTTTCACAGCCTAATATTGCTACTGTAGGATTAACAGAAGAGCAGGCGAGTGAACGAGGTTATGAGCTGGAAATTTATAAAACCAGTTTCCGTCACTTGAAGCATACCCTGTCAGGACGTAATGAACGCACGATGATGAAGCTCATTGTGGATAAAGACTCGCAGCGAGTATTAGGCTGTCATATGGTAGGGGCTGATGCAGGAGAAATTATTCAAGGTTTGGCGGTGGCGATAAAAGCTGGTGCGACAAAAGATGTATTTGATAGCACCATTGGTATTCACCCTACTGCAGCAGAGGAATTTGTCACGATGAGGGAGCCGATTAGTCATTAG
- a CDS encoding methyltransferase: MNHLTTAWSSLELNRYPRQKNETLRAWDAADEYLLDYLYEQSIQGPCLIINDSFGALSLSLHQLNPTVITDSYLSKQSIKANSQTNQLTCPSIMPLTEHLDKPTGYFQAIIIKVPKTLALLEAALLKIRPLIKPDTQIIAAGMVKYLQTSMAECIQQLIGPTKPSLAKKKARLIHITLNETTLKNPVINPYPKELTIELPNSKQKLTLINFANVFGQHKLDIGSRFFLEHLRCSHNPQQVIDLGCGNGLLSMATYQDHPDAQFTLVDESFSAVASAKAGWIKNQFPDNQASFIVNDCLTGFDNNSADYIVCNPPFHQQHTVGDHIAWRMFSQAKQVLQKEGELRVIGNRHLNYHVKLKRLFGNVQTLASNTKFVILKSTKR; the protein is encoded by the coding sequence ATGAATCACTTAACAACTGCCTGGAGTAGCTTAGAACTTAATCGCTACCCAAGACAAAAAAATGAAACTCTGAGAGCCTGGGATGCAGCAGATGAGTATTTGCTAGACTATTTATACGAGCAAAGTATTCAAGGCCCCTGCTTAATTATCAACGATAGTTTTGGTGCACTGAGTTTAAGCCTCCATCAATTAAACCCAACCGTTATTACCGACTCATACCTAAGCAAGCAAAGCATTAAAGCTAATAGCCAAACTAACCAGCTTACTTGTCCCAGTATCATGCCATTAACTGAACACCTTGATAAACCTACTGGTTATTTTCAAGCCATTATTATTAAAGTACCCAAAACCTTAGCATTGCTCGAAGCAGCTCTGCTTAAAATTAGACCACTGATTAAACCTGATACACAAATTATTGCTGCTGGCATGGTGAAATATTTACAGACAAGCATGGCTGAATGTATTCAACAACTAATTGGCCCCACCAAGCCCTCATTAGCCAAGAAAAAAGCCCGACTTATCCACATTACTCTAAACGAAACTACATTAAAAAACCCTGTAATCAATCCTTATCCTAAAGAACTAACCATTGAGCTACCAAACAGCAAGCAAAAGCTTACTTTAATAAACTTTGCTAATGTATTCGGGCAACATAAGCTGGATATAGGTAGCCGCTTTTTTCTAGAGCACTTGCGGTGTAGTCACAACCCACAACAGGTTATTGACTTAGGTTGTGGTAACGGCTTGCTATCCATGGCCACATATCAAGACCACCCAGATGCGCAATTTACCCTGGTTGATGAGTCCTTTTCTGCAGTTGCTTCAGCCAAAGCGGGCTGGATAAAAAACCAGTTTCCAGACAACCAGGCTAGCTTTATTGTTAACGATTGTTTAACTGGCTTTGACAACAATAGTGCTGATTATATTGTCTGTAACCCACCTTTTCATCAACAGCATACAGTTGGCGATCATATTGCCTGGCGAATGTTTAGCCAAGCCAAACAAGTGCTACAAAAGGAGGGGGAGTTAAGAGTTATTGGTAATCGGCACTTAAATTATCATGTTAAGTTGAAACGACTATTTGGCAACGTACAAACTTTAGCCAGCAATACTAAGTTTGTTATCTTAAAATCTACAAAAAGATAA
- the hutH gene encoding histidine ammonia-lyase yields MDKLLLKPGKLTLNTLRFVLQAPVNIQLAEEALPAIEKSNATVNKIVAEDRVVYGVNTGFGLLANTHIKKDELETLQRSLVLSHAAGTGNFMDDNVVRLMMVLKINSLARGFSGIRLKVIDALIALLNKQVYPLIPAKGSVGASGDLAPLAHMSTVLLGEGEVRYQGERLSGAEGLKIAGLSPITLAPKEGLALLNGTQASTAFALTGLFAAEDLFSMAVVAGAMSVEAALGSRRPFDERIHLARGHQAQIDAAASYRDLLEHSDIEKSHQNCEKVQDPYSLRCQPQVMGACLQQIRDASKVLLTEANAVSDNPLVFSDADDIISGGNFHAEPVAMAADNLALAIAEIGSLSERRMALLIDSSLSKLPPFLVDNGGVNSGFMIAQVTAAALASENKSLAHPASVDSLPTSANQEDHVSMATFAGRRLIDMADNTAGILAVEWLAACQGIDFRAPLTTSPKLKEAHQLLRAEVSFYDKDRYFAPDIELAKQQIKSGQYRGFVSPTILPSYT; encoded by the coding sequence GTGGATAAATTATTATTAAAACCAGGAAAGCTCACGTTAAATACATTACGTTTTGTACTTCAAGCGCCGGTTAATATTCAGCTTGCTGAAGAGGCTTTGCCAGCTATAGAAAAAAGTAACGCTACGGTTAATAAAATTGTGGCAGAAGACCGGGTGGTTTATGGGGTAAATACTGGCTTTGGCTTGCTAGCTAACACACACATTAAAAAAGATGAGCTGGAAACGTTGCAGCGCAGTTTGGTGTTATCCCATGCCGCTGGTACAGGGAATTTTATGGATGATAACGTAGTCCGGCTGATGATGGTGCTAAAAATTAATAGTCTGGCCAGAGGGTTTTCTGGGATTCGTCTGAAAGTCATTGATGCGCTGATTGCTTTATTAAATAAACAAGTTTATCCCCTAATTCCTGCTAAAGGGTCAGTAGGTGCATCCGGGGATTTAGCGCCACTAGCTCATATGAGCACCGTGTTATTGGGTGAAGGTGAGGTACGCTATCAAGGTGAGCGTCTCTCCGGTGCTGAAGGGCTGAAAATTGCTGGGCTTTCACCCATTACCTTGGCACCTAAAGAGGGGCTAGCATTACTTAATGGTACTCAGGCATCCACTGCTTTCGCCTTAACGGGGTTATTTGCGGCAGAAGACTTATTTTCCATGGCGGTGGTGGCAGGTGCCATGTCAGTAGAGGCTGCTTTAGGGAGTCGTCGTCCATTTGACGAACGGATTCATCTGGCCCGTGGCCATCAAGCTCAAATTGATGCTGCTGCATCTTATCGGGATTTGTTGGAGCATAGTGACATTGAAAAATCCCACCAGAATTGTGAAAAGGTCCAAGACCCATACTCCTTACGTTGTCAGCCTCAGGTGATGGGGGCTTGTTTACAACAGATTCGCGATGCTTCAAAAGTATTGTTAACTGAAGCCAATGCAGTGTCGGATAACCCACTGGTGTTCAGTGATGCTGATGACATTATTTCCGGGGGAAATTTCCATGCAGAACCTGTCGCCATGGCTGCAGATAACTTAGCCTTGGCAATTGCTGAAATTGGCTCCCTCTCTGAACGGCGAATGGCGTTATTAATAGACAGCAGTTTAAGTAAGTTACCCCCATTCTTGGTGGATAATGGTGGGGTTAATTCTGGTTTTATGATTGCTCAGGTGACTGCTGCGGCACTGGCGAGCGAAAATAAATCCCTGGCACATCCTGCTTCTGTCGATAGTTTACCGACTTCTGCTAACCAGGAAGACCATGTATCAATGGCGACTTTTGCGGGAAGACGACTGATTGACATGGCTGATAATACGGCTGGTATTTTAGCGGTAGAATGGTTGGCGGCTTGCCAGGGTATAGACTTTCGTGCGCCACTAACGACCTCTCCTAAACTGAAAGAGGCTCATCAATTACTCAGGGCTGAAGTCAGTTTTTACGATAAGGACCGTTACTTTGCGCCGGATATTGAGTTAGCCAAACAGCAGATCAAGTCAGGCCAATATCGAGGGTTTGTATCACCTACTATATTACCGAGTTACACTTGA
- the hutU gene encoding urocanate hydratase, giving the protein MTRVDKTRKIKAATGTKLTAKSWLTEAALRMLMNNLDPEVAEKPEELVVYGGIGRAARNWECYDKIVEVLTRLENDESLLIQSGKPVGVFKTHPDAPRVLIANSNLVPHWANWEHFNELDKQGLMMYGQMTAGSWVYIGSQGIVQGTYETFVAVGNKHFSSDLTGKWILTAGLGGMGGAQPLAATMAGASMLAVECDESRIDKRLETRYLDYKVNNLDEALQMINDATKQGKAISVGLLGNAADIFPELVARGVTPDVVTDQTSAHDPLNGYLPKSWSLEYAAEMRHKDPQAVVSAAKASMAIHVKAMLALQGKGAATLDYGNNIRQMAYEEGVENAFDFPGFVPAYIRPLFCEGIGPFRWAALSGDPEDIYKTDAKVKELIPDNPHLHNWLDMAREKIQFQGLPARICWVGLKDRARLAQAFNEMVANGELKAPVVIGRDHLDSGSVASPNRETEGMLDGSDAVSDWPLLNALLNTAGGATWVSFHHGGGVGMGFSQHAGVVIVADGSKEAKARLGRVLWNDPGTGVMRHADAGYQIAIDCAKENGLDLPMLEETVKSKHAE; this is encoded by the coding sequence ATGACTAGAGTAGACAAAACTAGAAAAATTAAAGCGGCTACTGGCACAAAACTAACAGCCAAAAGTTGGTTAACTGAAGCGGCGTTACGGATGTTAATGAATAACCTTGATCCAGAAGTGGCAGAAAAACCTGAAGAGTTGGTGGTTTATGGTGGTATCGGCCGAGCTGCTCGTAACTGGGAGTGTTATGACAAAATCGTTGAAGTACTGACCCGTTTAGAAAATGATGAGTCCTTATTAATTCAATCCGGTAAGCCTGTAGGGGTTTTTAAAACCCATCCTGATGCGCCGAGGGTATTAATTGCTAACTCTAATTTAGTACCTCACTGGGCTAATTGGGAGCATTTTAATGAGCTGGATAAACAAGGACTAATGATGTATGGCCAAATGACTGCAGGTTCTTGGGTATATATTGGCTCCCAGGGAATTGTTCAGGGAACCTATGAAACTTTTGTAGCCGTAGGCAATAAACATTTTAGTAGCGATTTAACTGGTAAATGGATTTTAACTGCCGGTTTAGGTGGTATGGGGGGAGCGCAGCCATTAGCTGCTACCATGGCAGGGGCTTCGATGTTAGCAGTAGAGTGTGACGAGAGTAGAATAGATAAGCGTTTAGAAACCCGTTATCTCGATTATAAAGTCAATAATCTTGACGAAGCCTTGCAAATGATTAATGACGCCACGAAGCAAGGGAAAGCTATATCTGTTGGGTTATTAGGTAATGCTGCAGATATTTTCCCAGAATTAGTTGCTCGTGGTGTTACCCCTGATGTTGTTACGGACCAGACTAGTGCACATGACCCGCTCAATGGTTATTTACCCAAAAGTTGGTCACTGGAATATGCAGCTGAAATGCGACACAAAGATCCGCAGGCAGTGGTAAGCGCGGCTAAAGCGTCAATGGCAATTCATGTTAAAGCAATGCTGGCATTGCAGGGAAAAGGTGCTGCGACGTTGGATTATGGTAATAATATCCGACAAATGGCGTATGAAGAGGGGGTGGAAAATGCATTTGATTTCCCTGGCTTTGTACCCGCTTATATTAGGCCATTATTTTGTGAAGGAATTGGACCATTTCGTTGGGCGGCATTATCCGGTGACCCGGAAGATATTTATAAAACCGATGCAAAAGTAAAAGAATTAATTCCAGATAATCCACACCTGCATAACTGGTTGGATATGGCTCGGGAGAAAATTCAGTTTCAAGGCTTACCTGCTCGTATTTGTTGGGTGGGTTTAAAGGATCGGGCAAGGTTGGCACAAGCATTTAACGAGATGGTGGCCAATGGTGAATTAAAAGCCCCTGTAGTAATTGGCCGAGATCATTTGGATTCTGGCTCTGTCGCAAGCCCTAACCGTGAAACAGAAGGGATGTTGGATGGGTCTGATGCAGTATCAGATTGGCCTTTACTCAATGCTTTATTAAATACCGCCGGCGGTGCCACCTGGGTCAGTTTCCATCATGGTGGTGGTGTTGGGATGGGCTTTAGCCAACATGCAGGTGTGGTCATTGTAGCTGATGGCAGCAAAGAAGCGAAAGCACGACTCGGTCGAGTACTGTGGAATGATCCTGGTACAGGCGTGATGCGCCATGCTGATGCAGGTTATCAAATTGCTATTGATTGTGCTAAAGAGAATGGCCTTGATTTGCCTATGTTAGAAGAAACCGTTAAAAGCAAGCATGCTGAATAA